A genomic segment from Pseudoalteromonas nigrifaciens encodes:
- a CDS encoding YkgJ family cysteine cluster protein: protein MPQIVHPDETVIAVKNITSAPEPVTCANCQACCCQLEVRIVTDTGVPFHYIEYDKWGSEVMKRADDGWCQALDRNTLMCSIYENRPLVCREFEMASDECITERDLAGI, encoded by the coding sequence ATGCCCCAGATTGTTCACCCCGATGAAACCGTCATTGCAGTAAAAAATATTACATCAGCCCCTGAGCCTGTTACTTGTGCTAACTGCCAAGCATGTTGTTGTCAGCTTGAGGTGCGTATTGTGACCGACACTGGCGTGCCGTTTCATTATATTGAATATGATAAATGGGGCAGCGAAGTGATGAAACGCGCCGATGATGGTTGGTGCCAAGCACTCGACCGCAATACCTTAATGTGTTCAATCTACGAAAACCGCCCGTTAGTATGCCGCGAATTTGAAATGGCATCGGACGAGTGCATCACCGAGCGTGACCTTGCAGGGATCTGA
- a CDS encoding VanZ family protein, which translates to MHKIITIVSVTFLSFIIWVIYQANTGQHSIFFELVRSIPYGDKVGHFCLFGLLTLGANFAFKLKSYSVLSCNLYIGSSVVFLFVLLEELSQYFIPSRTLDIADLLADALGILTFSLITKLINKGSR; encoded by the coding sequence ATGCATAAAATAATCACTATTGTGTCAGTTACTTTTCTTAGCTTTATTATATGGGTCATATATCAAGCTAATACGGGGCAACATAGTATTTTCTTTGAGCTTGTTAGAAGTATCCCTTATGGCGATAAAGTAGGGCACTTTTGTTTATTTGGTTTGCTTACTCTAGGTGCTAATTTTGCGTTTAAGCTAAAATCATATTCAGTATTGTCATGCAATTTGTATATTGGTTCGAGCGTCGTGTTTCTATTCGTTTTATTGGAAGAGCTAAGCCAATACTTCATACCTAGCAGAACCTTAGACATCGCTGATCTACTTGCTGATGCTTTAGGTATCCTCACTTTTAGTTTGATAACCAAGCTGATAAATAAAGGTTCGCGATGA
- a CDS encoding FAD:protein FMN transferase, giving the protein MAIDKPLPQQQQLQKIVDVIKPEPLAIMTSGTYRHYYDQAGNRYSHIIDARRLAPVSHSTVSVTVFHDDLSEADAWSTALLCLGSAAGMDVAKQYGLSVLFIDQHQDTFTEYSSTALQHNRAITLTQPQYP; this is encoded by the coding sequence ATCGCAATTGATAAGCCATTACCCCAGCAACAGCAACTACAAAAAATTGTTGACGTTATCAAGCCTGAGCCGCTCGCCATTATGACCTCGGGTACCTATCGGCATTATTATGATCAGGCAGGTAACCGTTATAGCCATATTATTGATGCACGTCGTTTAGCGCCCGTGTCGCATAGCACGGTGTCGGTTACTGTGTTTCATGATGATCTGAGCGAAGCCGATGCATGGTCAACAGCATTATTGTGCCTAGGCTCCGCAGCAGGTATGGATGTTGCTAAGCAATACGGGTTATCGGTATTATTTATTGATCAACATCAGGATACTTTTACTGAATACAGCTCAACAGCGCTGCAACATAACCGCGCCATTACCCTCACTCAGCCACAATACCCCTAG
- the tnpA gene encoding IS200/IS605 family transposase: MRDYKSLSHTRWDCKYHIVFIPKKRQKLIYGAIRKHLGETFHELAKRKGVIIEEGHLMKDHVHMCLSIPPKFAVSNVVGYLKGKSAISIAKNFRGRQRNFNGENFWTRGYFVSTVGLDENMVIDYIRNQEKDDEHRDQLKFQV; encoded by the coding sequence ATGCGAGACTATAAGAGTTTGTCTCATACTCGTTGGGATTGTAAGTACCATATTGTATTTATCCCCAAAAAGAGACAAAAGTTGATTTATGGAGCGATTAGGAAGCATTTAGGTGAGACGTTTCATGAATTAGCTAAAAGAAAAGGGGTAATAATCGAAGAAGGGCATTTAATGAAAGATCACGTTCATATGTGTCTGAGTATACCCCCAAAATTTGCAGTTTCTAATGTTGTCGGTTATTTGAAAGGAAAAAGCGCAATTTCGATAGCAAAAAACTTTCGAGGGCGACAACGAAATTTTAATGGGGAAAACTTTTGGACTCGAGGTTATTTTGTATCGACAGTTGGTTTAGATGAAAATATGGTTATAGATTATATTCGAAACCAAGAAAAGGATGATGAACACCGAGATCAATTAAAGTTTCAAGTGTAG
- the kdpA gene encoding potassium-transporting ATPase subunit KdpA has protein sequence MEVLLIFTLAVLLAWPLGRYMTGIFSAGSHWSDKVFLPIENGIFKLLGINPRHGMTWKSYGIAFLLSNLVLGIIAYLLLQFQHILPLNPNDIEALDWDLALHTAVSFLTNTNQQHYSGQAQLSYLSQGFVILTLQFVTPAMALAVCVAVLRGMLGGRNATTAKEGEERNLGNYYQDTVRAVLRLMLPLAAIVALALTSQGVPSSYQASPTVDVVEQQQTLSEQMIPLGPVAAMVSIKQLGTNGGGWFGPNSSNPLENPTPVSNAIQTIALVLVPMAVVFMAGGLLRRQKFTLLSLAVMGLLSLAFIGAAVYSEQQPNAAFAGLAQEAGNMEGKEVRLGIDLSALWATFTTQTSNGSVNAMHDSLNPIAGLVTRSGMLINGIWGGIGCGFVNFLVYVWLAVFIAGLMIGRTPEIFGRKLEKRELSWLGVLLVLPSAVILTFTAITVAFPTLTGNSNPGLHGVAQVFYEYTSAFANNGSGFEGLGDDTTWWNLSCVVVLILGRYVPLVIPLLIAGSLAKKRQVPTSAGTLPLYNVTFAVTLITVILIINFLSFLPSMVLGPIGEALEISQQAAVVLAQ, from the coding sequence ATGGAAGTGCTACTAATATTTACATTAGCTGTGCTGTTAGCATGGCCATTGGGTCGTTACATGACCGGTATATTCTCTGCGGGATCACACTGGAGTGATAAGGTTTTTTTGCCAATAGAAAATGGCATATTTAAACTACTGGGTATTAACCCACGTCATGGCATGACATGGAAAAGTTACGGTATCGCGTTTTTGTTAAGTAATTTAGTGCTCGGCATTATCGCCTATTTACTGTTGCAATTTCAGCATATATTGCCCCTTAACCCTAATGATATTGAGGCATTAGATTGGGACTTGGCGCTGCATACGGCGGTTTCGTTTTTAACCAATACAAATCAACAGCACTATTCTGGGCAGGCTCAGCTGAGTTATTTAAGCCAAGGCTTTGTCATTCTTACCTTGCAGTTTGTTACTCCGGCAATGGCATTGGCGGTTTGTGTTGCGGTATTACGCGGTATGTTAGGAGGCCGTAATGCAACAACCGCAAAAGAAGGTGAAGAGCGTAACTTAGGTAATTACTATCAAGATACCGTGCGTGCAGTGCTGAGACTGATGCTGCCACTGGCTGCGATTGTTGCACTTGCGCTAACCAGTCAAGGCGTGCCTTCAAGTTATCAGGCGAGTCCAACGGTGGACGTGGTTGAACAACAACAAACGTTGAGCGAACAAATGATCCCACTAGGGCCGGTTGCGGCTATGGTCTCAATCAAGCAATTAGGCACTAATGGCGGCGGCTGGTTTGGCCCTAACAGTAGTAATCCTTTAGAAAACCCAACCCCAGTCAGTAACGCGATTCAAACCATTGCCTTGGTATTGGTGCCGATGGCGGTGGTGTTTATGGCCGGTGGCCTATTGCGCCGACAAAAATTTACCTTGTTATCGCTTGCGGTCATGGGATTGCTTAGCTTGGCCTTTATTGGTGCCGCTGTTTATAGCGAGCAGCAGCCTAATGCCGCCTTTGCTGGGTTAGCTCAAGAGGCCGGAAATATGGAGGGTAAAGAAGTTCGCCTTGGGATTGACTTATCGGCGCTCTGGGCCACGTTTACGACTCAAACATCTAACGGCTCTGTGAATGCCATGCATGATTCACTTAATCCGATTGCCGGGCTTGTTACCCGCTCGGGGATGTTGATCAATGGTATTTGGGGCGGTATTGGATGTGGTTTTGTGAACTTTCTGGTGTATGTGTGGTTAGCGGTATTTATTGCCGGCTTGATGATTGGCCGCACCCCTGAAATTTTTGGTCGTAAGTTAGAAAAGCGTGAACTCAGTTGGTTAGGCGTGCTCTTAGTGCTGCCAAGTGCAGTGATTTTAACCTTTACTGCGATCACAGTGGCATTTCCTACATTAACAGGCAATAGCAACCCAGGCTTACATGGCGTTGCCCAAGTGTTTTATGAGTACACCTCTGCCTTTGCAAACAATGGTTCTGGTTTTGAAGGACTAGGGGATGACACCACATGGTGGAATCTAAGTTGTGTGGTGGTACTAATCTTAGGCCGTTATGTCCCTTTGGTTATTCCACTACTAATTGCTGGTTCGTTAGCGAAAAAGCGTCAAGTGCCTACCAGTGCCGGTACTTTACCACTGTATAACGTCACTTTTGCTGTCACTTTAATTACAGTGATCCTGATTATTAACTTCCTGTCATTCCTACCGTCTATGGTATTGGGTCCGATTGGTGAAGCTCTTGAGATATCACAGCAAGCCGCTGTGGTGCTAGCGCAATAG